Proteins encoded by one window of Lathyrus oleraceus cultivar Zhongwan6 chromosome 1, CAAS_Psat_ZW6_1.0, whole genome shotgun sequence:
- the LOC127113501 gene encoding uncharacterized protein LOC127113501: MKGKHQGVQKRFLDINPRAFYTPCGCHSLNLTLCDMANSCNKARNFFGVVQRIYTIFANSTKRWQILKDNVKGLTPKSLSSTRWESRVESVKAIRTQMSDFTEALLEVSEHDLDPKIQNEAKSLATNELGDFEFLMAIIIWFEILSAINFVSKLLQEKDMLIDVAMEKIKELISFFEGYRETGFHKALVNAKEIAVELNIAPIFPQRRIIKRKRQFDENLNTPAVELSEEESFRVNYFLYLVDQAVVSLNKRFEQYQEYESIFGFLFTSHKLQSLDDATLKSFCSNFERVLKHNEQSDIDGNEFFEELKLLRQMLPEEIIRPTDILLFSKGLDCFPNTVIAYRILLTIPVTVASAERSFSKLKLLKTYLRSTMSQERLNGLALIAVENDLLETVKYEDLVDEFASKSVRRKALFK, translated from the coding sequence ATGAAAGGAAAACATCAAGGTGTACAAAAGCGATTTTTAGACATAAATCCAAGAGCTTTTTATACTCCTTGTGGTTGTCATAGTCTTAATTTGACATTGTGTGATATGGCTAACTCTTGTAATAAAGCTAGGAATTTTTTTGGAGTTGTTCAACGCATTTACACAATTTTTGCTAATTCAACAAAGAGATGGCAAATTTTGAAAGATAATGTAAAAGGGTTGACTCCAAAATCATTATCATCCACTCGTTGGGAAAGTCGTGTTGAAAGTGTCAAAGCTATAAGAACTCAAATGTCAGATTTTACAGAAGCTTTACTTGAAGTGTCAGAACATGATCTCGATCCTAAGATACAAAATGAAGCTAAATCCTTAGCAACTAATGAGCTTGGTGATTTTGAATTTTTGATGGCTATAATTATTTGGTTTGAAATATTATCTGCAATTAATTTTGTTAGCAAGCTTTTACAGGAAAAGGATATGCTTATTGATGTTGCTATGGAAAAAATAAAGGAGTTGATTTCATTTTTTGAAGGATATAGAGAAACAGGTTTTCATAAGGCATTGGTTAATGCTAAGGAAATTGCGGTTGAATTGAATATCGCTCCAATATTTCCTCAAAGGCGTATAATTAAAAGAAAAAGACAGTTTGATGAGAATTTGAATACACCAGCAGTCGAGCTATCTGAAGAGGAATCTTTCAGGGTTAATTATTTTCTTTACCTTGTTGATCAAGCTGTTGTTTCTCTTAATAAGAGATTTGAGCAATACCAAGAGTATGAAAGTATTTTTGGTTTCTTGTTTACTTCTCACAAGTTACAATCATTGGATGATGCAACTTTGAAGTCTTTTTGTAGTAACTTTGAACGAGTACTGAAACATAATGAGCAATCTGACATTGACGGGAAtgaattttttgaggaattaAAGTTACTAAGACAAATGTTGCCTGAAGAAATCATAAGACCTActgatatattattattttcaaaagGCTTGGATTGTTTTCCTAATACAGTTATTGCATATAGAATTTTGTTGACTATTCCTGTGACAGTTGCTTCTGCAGAAAGAAGCTTTTCAAAATTAAAGTTGTTAAAGACTTACTTGCGGTCTACCATGTCACAAGAAAGACTTAACGGATTGGCGTTGATAGCAGTTGAAAATGATCTTTTGGAGACAGTAAAATATGAGGATTTGGTTGATGAATTTGCTTCAAAAAGTGTTAGGAGGAAGGCTCTTTTTAAGTAG